The Primulina eburnea isolate SZY01 chromosome 13, ASM2296580v1, whole genome shotgun sequence genome includes a region encoding these proteins:
- the LOC140810675 gene encoding 7-deoxyloganetin glucosyltransferase-like, with the protein MGSHGELQKPHAVCIPYPAQGHVNPMLKLAKLLHNKGFHITFVNTEFNHRRLLRSRGQSSLNGLPGFRFETIPDGLPQSDVDATQDIPTLCESTTTTCIGPFRDLLAKLNDTAGSSNVPPVSCIVSDGVMSFTVQAAEELGIPEVLFWTPSACGFYAYTQYVKLIQKGYTPLKDESYLTNGYLDTVIDEIKSMEGIRLRDLPSFIRTTNQDDYMIKFVLSETERAKRASAIVLNTFEEIEGDVLKELSLILPPVYAIGPLQLLEEECENKGLELLGSNLWKEEPECLEWLDSKEPNSVVYVNFGSITVMTSDQLIEFAWGLANSNQTFLWIIRPDLVSGEKAILPPEFLEATKERSLMANWCPQEKVLNHPSVGGFLTHSGWNSTLESICSGVPMICWPFFAEQQTNCWYCCTRWGIGMEIDNNVKRDEVRNLVVELMSGDKGKEMKRRAVEWKKSAEESAKSSSRENLDKVVNEVLLSRKH; encoded by the exons ATGGGTTCCCATGGTGAACTGCAGAAGCCTCATgcagtttgcataccatatccTGCACAAGGCCATGTAAATCCAATGCTAAAACTAGCCAAACTCCTTCACAACAAAGGCTTTCATATTACCTTTGTCAACACCGAGTTCAACCACCGGAGGCTCCTCCGGTCACGAGGCCAAAGTTCCTTAAACGGGCTCCCCGGATTCAGATTCGAGACGATTCCAGACGGTCTTCCACAGTCGGATGTCGATGCCACCCAAGATATTCCTACTCTTTGTGAATCTACCACAACCACTTGTATAGGTCCATTCAGAGATCTTCTTGCTAAGTTAAATGACACCGCGGGCTCGTCAAACGTTCCACCGGTGTCATGCATAGTTTCCGATGGTGTGATGAGTTTTACCGTCCAAGCTGCTGAAGAACTTGGCATTCCTGAAGTCCTTTTCTGGACCCCTAGTGCCTGTGGGTTCTATGCTTACACCCAGTATGTTAAGCTCATTCAGAAGGGATACACACCACTTAAAG ATGAGAGCTACTTGACCAATGGTTACTTGGACACAGTTATAGACGAGATTAAAAGCATGGAAGGAATTCGTTTGAGGGATCTTCCAAGTTTCATAAGAACCACAAACCAAGATGATTACATGATCAAATTTGTGCTGTCCGAAACAGAGAGAGCTAAGAGAGCTTCTGCCATTGTTTTGAACACGTTCGAGGAAATCGAAGGAGATGTTCTAAAAGAACTTTCGTTAATCCTACCCCCAGTTTATGCTATCGGGCCTTTGCAACTTCTGGAAGAAGAATGCGAGAACAAGGGCTTAGAGCTTCTTGGATCAAATCTATGGAAAGAGGAGCCGGAGTGTCTCGAATGGCTCGACTCGAAAGAGCCGAATTCTGTTGTTTATGTCAATTTCGGAAGCATCACAGTGATGACTTCCGATCAACTCATTGAGTTTGCATGGGGGCTTGCTAACAGTAACcaaacatttctatggattatAAGGCCTGATCTTGTCTCGGGGGAGAAGGCCATTCTCCCACCAGAATTTCTTGAAGCGACAAAAGAAAGATCTCTTATGGCAAATTGGTGCCCTCAAGAAAAAGTTCTGAATCACCCTTCCGTTGGAGGTTTCTTGACTCACAGTGGATGGAACTCGACCCTCGAAAGCATATGCAGCGGCGTGCCAATGATCTGTTGGCCGTTTTTCGCGGAGCAACAGACCAACTGCTGGTATTGCTGCACTCGTTGGGGCATAGGCATGGAGATCGACAATAATGTGAAGAGGGACGAAGTGAGAAATCTTGTTGTAGAGCTGATGAGTGGAGATAAAGGGAAAGAGATGAAGAGAAGGGCTGTGGAGTGGAAGAAATCTGCTGAAGAATCTGCAAAAAGTTCATCTCGCGAGAATCTCGACAAGGTTGTCAATGAAGTTCTTCTTTCTCgcaaacattaa